In a single window of the Streptomyces sp. NBC_00285 genome:
- the nuoK gene encoding NADH-quinone oxidoreductase subunit NuoK, whose product MNPVNYLYLAALLFTIGATGVLIRRNAIVVFMCIELMLNACNLAFVAFSRMHGNLDGQIIAFFTMVVAAAEVVVGLAIIVSLFRSRHSASVDDASLMKL is encoded by the coding sequence GTGAACCCGGTCAACTACCTCTATCTCGCCGCTCTGTTGTTCACGATCGGCGCCACCGGCGTACTGATCAGGCGCAACGCGATCGTCGTGTTCATGTGCATCGAGCTCATGCTCAACGCCTGCAACCTCGCGTTCGTCGCCTTCTCCCGGATGCACGGCAACCTCGACGGCCAGATCATCGCCTTCTTCACGATGGTCGTCGCCGCCGCGGAGGTCGTGGTCGGGCTCGCGATCATCGTGTCGTTGTTCCGTTCCCGCCACTCGGCCTCGGTCGACGACGCCAGCCTGATGAAGCTGTAA
- the nuoL gene encoding NADH-quinone oxidoreductase subunit L, translating to MENLIALLIAAPLLGAAVLLTGGRRLDAVGHWIGTALAGASFVFGAVLFADLLGKDAEHRTLTQHLFSWVPVEGFQADAAFRLDQLSMTFVLLITGVGSLIHLYSIGYMEHDERRRRFFGYLNLFLAAMLLLVLADNYLLLYVGWEGVGLASYLLIGFWQHKPSAATAAKKAFLVNRVGDIGLSIAIMLMFTTFGTFAFGPVLGTHDKPGLVDGTSEATLTGIALMLLLAACGKSAQVPLQSWLGDAMEGPTPVSALIHAATMVTAGVYLIVRSGAIFNAAPDAQLVVTIVGAVTLLFGAIVGCAKDDIKKALAGSTMSQIGYMVLAAGLGPIGYVFAIMHLVTHGFFKAGLFLGAGSVMHGMNDEVDMRKYGGLRTYMPVTFVTFGLGYLAIIGFPGLSGFFSKDKIIEAAFAKGGTEGWILGACALLGAAITAFYMTRVMLMTFFGEKRWQPDAEGHEPHPHESPRSMTIPMIVLAFGSVFAGGLFSIGDRFLHWLEPITGHDHGNAPISATTVTASTVAVMVIGVGLAYLQYGRRPVPVVAPRGSLLTRAARRDLLQDDFNHVVLVRGGEHLTRSLVYVDHTLVDGVVNGSAASVGGLSGRLRKLQNGYARSYAVSMFGGAAILVAATLLMRAV from the coding sequence GTGGAGAACCTGATTGCGCTGCTCATCGCGGCGCCTCTGCTCGGAGCGGCGGTCCTGCTCACCGGCGGCCGGAGACTGGACGCCGTCGGCCACTGGATCGGCACGGCCCTGGCCGGCGCCTCCTTCGTGTTCGGCGCCGTCCTCTTCGCCGACCTGCTCGGCAAGGACGCCGAACACCGCACGCTCACCCAGCACCTGTTCAGCTGGGTGCCGGTCGAGGGCTTCCAGGCGGACGCCGCCTTCCGCCTCGACCAGCTGTCGATGACGTTCGTGCTGCTGATCACCGGCGTCGGATCGCTGATCCACCTGTACTCGATCGGGTACATGGAGCACGACGAGCGGCGCCGCCGCTTCTTCGGCTATCTGAACCTGTTCCTCGCGGCGATGCTGCTGCTCGTCCTCGCCGACAACTACCTTCTGCTGTACGTCGGCTGGGAGGGCGTCGGACTCGCCTCCTACCTGCTGATCGGCTTCTGGCAGCACAAGCCCAGCGCGGCCACCGCGGCGAAGAAGGCCTTCCTGGTCAACCGCGTCGGCGACATCGGCCTGTCGATCGCGATCATGCTGATGTTCACGACGTTCGGCACCTTCGCCTTCGGCCCGGTGCTCGGCACCCACGACAAGCCCGGACTCGTCGACGGCACATCCGAGGCCACGCTGACGGGCATCGCCCTGATGCTGCTGCTCGCCGCCTGTGGCAAGTCCGCCCAGGTGCCGCTGCAGTCCTGGCTCGGGGACGCCATGGAGGGCCCGACCCCGGTCTCGGCCCTCATCCACGCGGCGACGATGGTGACCGCGGGCGTCTACCTGATCGTCCGCTCCGGAGCCATCTTCAACGCGGCGCCCGACGCACAGCTCGTCGTCACCATCGTCGGTGCCGTCACGCTCCTGTTCGGTGCGATCGTCGGTTGCGCGAAGGACGACATCAAGAAGGCACTGGCCGGCTCGACCATGTCGCAGATCGGCTACATGGTCCTCGCCGCGGGCCTCGGCCCCATCGGCTACGTCTTCGCGATCATGCACCTGGTGACGCACGGCTTCTTCAAGGCCGGGCTGTTCCTCGGCGCCGGTTCGGTCATGCACGGCATGAACGACGAGGTCGACATGCGCAAGTACGGCGGCCTCCGCACGTACATGCCGGTCACCTTCGTCACCTTCGGCCTCGGCTACCTCGCCATCATCGGCTTCCCGGGCCTGTCCGGCTTCTTCTCCAAGGACAAGATCATCGAGGCCGCCTTCGCCAAGGGCGGCACCGAGGGCTGGATCCTCGGCGCCTGCGCCCTGCTGGGCGCGGCCATCACCGCCTTCTACATGACGCGCGTGATGCTGATGACGTTCTTCGGCGAGAAGCGCTGGCAGCCCGACGCGGAGGGCCATGAGCCCCACCCGCACGAGTCCCCCAGGTCCATGACGATCCCGATGATCGTGCTGGCCTTCGGATCGGTCTTCGCGGGCGGACTGTTCAGCATCGGCGACCGCTTCCTGCACTGGCTGGAGCCCATCACCGGGCACGACCACGGAAACGCGCCGATCAGCGCCACGACGGTCACGGCATCCACGGTGGCCGTGATGGTCATCGGTGTCGGGCTCGCCTACCTGCAGTACGGCAGGCGCCCGGTCCCGGTCGTCGCCCCGCGCGGGTCGCTGCTCACCCGGGCCGCCCGGCGCGACCTGCTCCAGGACGACTTCAACCACGTGGTCCTGGTGCGTGGCGGAGAGCACCTCACCCGGTCCCTGGTCTACGTCGACCACACCCTGGTCGACGGCGTGGTCAACGGCTCGGCGGCCTCGGTCGGCGGTCTCTCCGGCCGGCTGCGCAAGCTCCAGAACGGCTACGCGCGGTCGTACGCGGTCTCGATGTTCGGCGGCGCGGCGATCCTCGTGGCCGCGACCCTGCTGATGAGGGCGGTCTGA
- a CDS encoding NADH-quinone oxidoreductase subunit M: MSFPLLTATAALPAIGAIATAAVPAARRTAAKWLALLVSLATLALAAVVLVRFDPDGDRYQLTESHAWIKDFGVRYELGVDGIGVALVALTALLIPFIILAGWHDADPLETGNKRWRPTQGFFALILGVEAMVIISFEATDVFLFYIFFEAMLIPMYFLIGGFGDRAHAGSDENAATQRSYAAVKFLLYNLVGGLIMLAAVIGLYVVAGNFSLQQIAEARANGTLDMATNTERWLFLGFFFAFAVKAPLWPLHTWLPNAMGEATTPVAVLITAVVDKVGTFAMLRFCLQLFPEASKWATPAILVLSVISIIYGALLAVGQRDIKRLVAYASISHFGFIIMGIFAMTSQGQSGATLYMVNHGISTAVLMLVAGFLISRRGSRLIADYGGVQKVAPVLAGTFLIGGLATLSLPGLAPFVSEFLVLVGTFARYPAIGIIATFGIVLAALYTLVLYQRTMTGPVKPEVSAMPDLRVRELLVVAPLIALLIFLGVYPKPVTDIVNPAVKSTMSDVHKKDPQPEAEAAK; the protein is encoded by the coding sequence ATGTCCTTTCCTCTGCTGACAGCGACGGCGGCGCTCCCGGCGATCGGGGCGATCGCCACGGCCGCCGTGCCGGCCGCGCGGCGCACCGCCGCGAAATGGCTGGCGCTGCTCGTCTCGCTCGCCACCCTCGCGCTGGCCGCCGTCGTCCTGGTGCGCTTCGACCCGGACGGCGACCGTTACCAGCTCACCGAGTCCCATGCCTGGATCAAGGACTTCGGGGTCCGGTACGAACTGGGCGTGGACGGTATCGGGGTGGCGCTCGTCGCGCTGACCGCGCTGCTGATCCCGTTCATCATCCTGGCGGGCTGGCACGACGCCGACCCGCTGGAGACCGGCAACAAGCGGTGGCGGCCGACGCAGGGCTTCTTCGCCCTGATCCTGGGCGTCGAGGCGATGGTGATCATCTCCTTCGAGGCCACCGACGTCTTCCTCTTCTACATCTTCTTCGAAGCCATGCTGATCCCGATGTACTTCCTCATCGGCGGCTTCGGGGACCGGGCCCACGCCGGCTCCGACGAGAACGCGGCGACCCAACGCTCGTACGCCGCCGTGAAGTTCCTCCTGTACAACCTGGTCGGCGGCCTGATCATGCTGGCCGCGGTCATCGGCCTCTACGTGGTCGCCGGGAACTTCAGCCTCCAGCAGATTGCCGAAGCGCGGGCCAACGGCACGCTCGACATGGCGACCAACACCGAACGCTGGCTGTTCCTCGGCTTCTTCTTCGCCTTCGCGGTGAAGGCACCCCTGTGGCCGCTGCACACCTGGCTGCCCAACGCGATGGGGGAGGCCACCACCCCGGTCGCCGTGCTCATCACGGCGGTCGTCGACAAGGTGGGCACCTTCGCGATGCTCCGCTTCTGCCTCCAGCTCTTCCCGGAGGCCAGCAAGTGGGCGACGCCCGCGATCCTGGTCCTGTCGGTGATCAGCATCATCTACGGGGCGCTGCTCGCGGTCGGCCAGCGGGACATCAAGCGGCTGGTGGCGTACGCGTCGATCTCACACTTCGGCTTCATCATCATGGGCATCTTCGCGATGACCAGCCAGGGCCAGTCCGGGGCGACGCTCTACATGGTCAACCACGGGATCTCGACGGCCGTGCTGATGCTGGTGGCCGGCTTCCTGATCTCGCGGCGCGGCTCGCGGCTCATCGCCGACTACGGCGGGGTGCAGAAGGTCGCCCCGGTACTCGCCGGCACCTTCCTGATCGGCGGCCTGGCCACCCTGTCGCTGCCCGGACTGGCACCGTTCGTCAGTGAGTTCCTGGTCCTGGTCGGCACGTTCGCGCGCTACCCGGCGATCGGCATCATCGCGACCTTCGGCATCGTGCTCGCCGCGCTCTACACCCTCGTCCTCTACCAGCGGACGATGACGGGCCCGGTGAAACCGGAGGTCTCCGCGATGCCCGACCTCAGGGTGCGTGAGCTCCTGGTCGTGGCCCCGCTGATCGCGCTGCTGATCTTCCTGGGCGTCTACCCGAAGCCCGTCACGGACATCGTCAACCCGGCGGTGAAGTCGACCATGTCCGACGTACACAAGAAGGACCCCCAGCCCGAGGCGGAGGCGGCCAAGTGA
- the nuoN gene encoding NADH-quinone oxidoreductase subunit NuoN produces the protein MSATVVHSLWTTAADPITKIDAPKIEYGQLSPTLIVLGAALIGVLVEAFVPRRARYHVQWIMSALALCGAFAAVVVLAANGYATTKSGIAAMGAIAVDGPALFLQGTILLAGLVGLFTFAERRLDPETHGNHTDSFAAQGASVPGSDSEKAAVKAGFTTTEVFPLLLFAVAGMLIFPAANDLLTLFVALEVFSLPLYLLCALARRKRLMSQEAAVKYFLLGSFASAFTLFGIALLYGYAGSVSYGTIAKVVDGTITTVNPALADTMGNDALLLIGAAMIVMGLLFKVGAVPFHMWTPDVYQGAPTPVTGFMAAATKVAAFGALLRILYVVLPGLRWDWRPVMWAVAIVTMLGGAIVAITQTDIKRLLAYSSIAHAGFILAGVIATTPDGVSSVLFYLAAYSFVTIGAFAVVTLVRDAGGEATHLSKWAGLGRRSPLVAAVFAVFLLAFAGIPLTSGFAGKFAVFKAAAEGGAAPLVVVGVISSAIAAFFYIRVIVLMFFSEPQPDGPTVAVPSPLTMTAIGVGVAVTLVLGVAPQYFLDLANQAGVFVR, from the coding sequence GTGAGCGCGACAGTCGTCCACAGCCTGTGGACAACCGCGGCCGACCCGATCACGAAGATCGACGCGCCGAAGATCGAATACGGGCAGTTGTCGCCCACCCTGATCGTCCTGGGCGCGGCACTCATCGGGGTGCTGGTCGAGGCGTTCGTCCCGCGCAGAGCCCGCTACCACGTCCAGTGGATCATGTCCGCCCTGGCGCTGTGCGGGGCCTTCGCGGCCGTCGTCGTACTCGCCGCGAACGGATACGCCACGACGAAGTCCGGCATCGCGGCCATGGGTGCCATCGCCGTCGACGGACCGGCCCTGTTCCTCCAGGGCACGATCCTGCTGGCGGGCCTCGTCGGCCTGTTCACCTTCGCCGAGCGGCGGCTGGACCCCGAGACACACGGCAACCACACCGACTCGTTCGCGGCCCAGGGCGCCTCCGTGCCGGGCAGCGACAGCGAGAAGGCCGCGGTGAAGGCCGGGTTCACCACCACCGAGGTGTTCCCGCTGCTGCTCTTCGCGGTCGCCGGCATGCTGATCTTCCCGGCGGCCAACGACCTGCTGACGCTCTTCGTGGCGCTGGAGGTCTTCTCGCTCCCGCTGTACCTGCTGTGCGCGCTGGCCCGCCGCAAGCGGCTCATGTCGCAGGAGGCCGCGGTCAAGTACTTCCTGCTCGGCTCGTTCGCCTCCGCCTTCACCCTGTTCGGCATCGCCCTGCTGTACGGCTACGCGGGCTCGGTGTCGTACGGCACGATCGCGAAGGTCGTCGACGGCACGATCACCACGGTTAACCCGGCGCTCGCGGACACCATGGGCAACGACGCACTGCTGCTGATCGGCGCCGCGATGATCGTCATGGGCCTGCTGTTCAAGGTGGGCGCGGTGCCGTTCCACATGTGGACGCCGGACGTCTACCAGGGCGCACCGACCCCGGTCACCGGCTTCATGGCGGCGGCGACCAAGGTGGCCGCGTTCGGCGCGCTGCTGAGGATCCTGTACGTGGTGCTGCCCGGCCTGCGCTGGGACTGGCGGCCGGTCATGTGGGCCGTCGCGATCGTCACCATGCTGGGCGGAGCGATCGTCGCGATCACGCAGACCGACATCAAGCGGCTGCTGGCGTACTCCTCGATCGCGCATGCCGGCTTCATCCTCGCGGGTGTCATCGCGACCACGCCGGACGGGGTGTCGTCCGTCCTCTTCTACCTCGCCGCGTACTCGTTCGTGACGATCGGCGCGTTCGCGGTGGTGACGCTGGTCCGTGACGCCGGCGGCGAGGCGACGCACCTGTCCAAGTGGGCGGGGCTGGGCCGTCGTTCACCCCTGGTGGCCGCCGTGTTCGCGGTGTTCCTGCTGGCCTTCGCGGGCATCCCGCTGACCTCCGGGTTCGCCGGGAAGTTCGCCGTGTTCAAGGCGGCGGCCGAGGGCGGCGCCGCGCCGCTGGTCGTGGTCGGTGTGATCTCGTCGGCGATCGCGGCGTTCTTCTACATCCGCGTGATCGTGCTGATGTTCTTCAGCGAGCCGCAGCCGGACGGACCGACGGTCGCCGTGCCGTCGCCCCTGACGATGACGGCGATCGGAGTCGGCGTGGCCGTCACGCTGGTGCTGGGTGTGGCGCCGCAGTACTTCCTCGACCTGGCGAACCAGGCGGGAGTGTTCGTGCGCTGA
- the recQ gene encoding DNA helicase RecQ produces the protein MGGMGGISEMPGVTDSEALATLHRVFGYEAFRGEQEEIIEHVVAGGDAVVLMPTGGGKSLCYQIPSLVRPGTGIVVSPLIALMQDQVDALRALGVSAGFMNSTQDFDQRRAVEAEFLAGELDLLYLAPERLRLDSTLDLLSRGKIAAFAIDEAHCVSQWGHDFRPDYLALSLLGERWPDVPRIALTATATHATHQEITQRLGMPTARHFVASFDRPNIQYRIVPKADPKKQLLAFLREEHEGDAGIVYCLSRKSVEATAEFLSRNGIEAVPYHAGLDSGTRAAHQSRFLREDGLVVVATIAFGMGIDKPDVRFVAHLDLPKSVEGYYQETGRAGRDGLPSTAWMAYGLNDVIQQRKMIQSSDGDEAFQRRAAAHLESMLALCETAQCRREQLLIYFGQEPGRAGCGNCDTCLVPPETWDGTVAAQKVLSTVVRLQRERGQKFGAVQIVDILLGKRTGKVIQFDHDQLSVFGIGEDHSEGEWRGVVRQLLAQGLLAVEGEYGTLVLTEASGEVLRREREVPLRKEPKKQATAKSASSSGRGKAKAPVAELPEALVPAFEALRAWRAEQAREQGVPAYVIFHDATLREIVTVWPTSVTQLGSIGGVGEKKLATYGEGVIGVLASQDGPAQSTAPAATDAVTGTATDAVTGTATDAADDHWPEMDAEPEPEDWI, from the coding sequence ATGGGCGGGATGGGCGGGATCAGCGAGATGCCAGGGGTGACCGACAGCGAGGCACTGGCCACGCTCCACCGGGTCTTCGGATACGAGGCCTTCCGCGGCGAGCAGGAAGAGATCATCGAGCATGTGGTCGCCGGCGGGGACGCCGTCGTCCTCATGCCGACCGGCGGCGGCAAGTCGCTGTGCTACCAGATTCCGTCCCTGGTGAGACCCGGCACGGGCATCGTCGTCTCACCCCTCATCGCACTGATGCAGGACCAGGTGGACGCGCTCAGGGCGCTCGGCGTGAGCGCCGGGTTCATGAACTCCACGCAGGACTTCGACCAGCGCCGCGCGGTGGAGGCCGAGTTCCTGGCCGGAGAGCTGGACCTGCTCTACCTGGCGCCGGAGCGGCTGCGGCTCGACTCCACGCTGGACCTTCTGTCCCGCGGCAAGATCGCCGCCTTCGCCATCGACGAGGCGCACTGCGTCTCCCAGTGGGGCCACGACTTCCGGCCCGACTACCTGGCCCTGTCCCTGCTCGGCGAGCGCTGGCCGGACGTGCCGCGGATCGCGCTGACGGCGACGGCCACCCATGCGACGCACCAGGAGATCACCCAGCGGCTGGGCATGCCGACGGCCCGGCACTTCGTGGCGAGCTTCGACCGGCCCAACATCCAGTACCGGATCGTGCCGAAGGCAGACCCCAAGAAGCAGCTGCTCGCCTTCCTGCGGGAGGAGCACGAGGGCGACGCGGGCATCGTGTACTGCCTCTCGCGCAAGTCCGTGGAGGCCACGGCCGAGTTCCTCTCCCGCAACGGCATCGAGGCCGTCCCGTACCACGCCGGTCTGGACTCCGGCACCCGCGCCGCCCACCAGTCCCGGTTCCTGCGGGAGGACGGCCTGGTCGTGGTGGCGACCATCGCCTTCGGCATGGGCATCGACAAGCCGGACGTCCGCTTCGTCGCCCACCTCGACCTGCCCAAGTCGGTCGAGGGCTACTACCAGGAGACGGGCCGCGCGGGCCGCGACGGACTGCCCTCGACGGCATGGATGGCGTACGGCCTCAACGACGTCATACAGCAGCGAAAGATGATCCAGTCCAGTGACGGCGACGAGGCGTTCCAGCGCCGGGCCGCCGCCCACCTGGAGTCGATGCTGGCGCTGTGCGAGACGGCTCAGTGCCGGCGCGAGCAGCTGCTCATCTACTTCGGTCAGGAGCCGGGCCGGGCGGGCTGCGGCAACTGCGACACCTGCCTCGTACCGCCCGAGACCTGGGACGGCACGGTCGCGGCCCAGAAGGTGCTGTCGACGGTGGTGCGGCTGCAGCGGGAGCGGGGGCAGAAGTTCGGGGCGGTGCAGATCGTCGACATCCTGCTCGGCAAGCGCACCGGCAAGGTGATCCAGTTCGACCACGACCAGTTGTCCGTCTTCGGTATCGGCGAGGACCACTCCGAGGGCGAATGGAGGGGCGTCGTACGGCAGTTGCTGGCCCAGGGGCTGCTCGCGGTCGAGGGGGAGTACGGCACGCTGGTGCTCACCGAGGCGAGCGGCGAGGTGCTGCGGCGAGAGCGTGAGGTGCCGCTGCGCAAGGAGCCGAAGAAGCAGGCGACCGCCAAGTCGGCCTCCTCGTCCGGGCGGGGCAAGGCCAAGGCCCCGGTGGCCGAGCTGCCCGAGGCACTGGTCCCGGCGTTCGAGGCCCTGCGGGCCTGGCGCGCCGAGCAGGCCCGTGAGCAGGGCGTCCCGGCGTACGTCATCTTCCACGACGCCACGCTCAGGGAGATCGTCACGGTGTGGCCCACGTCGGTGACGCAGCTCGGGAGCATCGGCGGGGTCGGCGAGAAGAAGCTCGCGACGTACGGGGAGGGCGTGATCGGGGTGCTGGCCTCCCAGGACGGCCCGGCACAGAGCACCGCACCGGCCGCGACCGACGCGGTGACCGGCACGGCGACCGACGCGGTGACCGGCACGGCGACCGACGCGGCGGACGATCACTGGCCCGAGATGGACGCCGAGCCCGAGCCGGAGGACTGGATATAG
- a CDS encoding fumarate reductase/succinate dehydrogenase flavoprotein subunit: MDTPLQIPALDEAEELTCDVLVIGGGTAGTMAALTAAEHGANVILLEKAHVRHSGALAMGMDGVNNAVIPGRAEPDDYVAEITRANDGIVDQSTVRQTATRGFGMVQRLESYGVKFEKDEHGDYAVRQVHRSGSYVLPMPEGKDVKKVLYRQLRRREMRERIRIENRVMPVRVLTAEGQAVGAVGLNTRTGAFVTVRAGAVILATGACGRLGLPASGYLYGTYENPTNAGDGYAMAYHAGAELTGIECFQINPLIKDYNGPACAYVANPFGGYQVNRHGERFVDSDYWSGQMMAEFAAEVASDRGPVYLKLSHLPEESISSLESILHSTERPTRGTFHEGRGHDYRTHDIEMHISEIGLCGGHSASGVRVDDHARTTVPRLYAAGDLACVPHNYMIGAFVFGDLAGADASQYTPYEGELPLDQLREAHELIYRPLHNPDGPPQPQVEYKLRRFVNDYVAPPKSGARLSLALEAFERMHTDIAAMGAQTPHELMRCAEVSFIRDCAEMAARASLARTESRWGLYHDRLDHPHRDDASWFHHLDLHKSPSGAMEFTARPVAPYLVPIDEFTPVGGPSRHIGEVHAEDVATAGSRDLAPVATGLPDAGADGTGPAGPEPLGDPGPSAASAEQVSGRILELVALAEEEPELDALRPYLTDPAAAVRREAVAVLTETVPPGTGPALADALRDSAPEVRAAAAASLRELVETLVPEPTLRDGLAAALAESDPVVRAAALDVLRALRLGDAALFAGSLTDSDIPVRIEAVRALVSVDAAAELARAAVTDPSREVRVTIAKALATVSAERPLDVVLDALARLTEDPDALVQGAAYGALGTTGCPAPLATRAVTALSASAWQVRSGAATALSAAGPDVAVPALAKALADPNADVRKAAVLALTRHTGTEDARAALATATTDSDADVRAYATRGLQYHS, from the coding sequence GTGGACACCCCTCTGCAGATTCCGGCCCTCGACGAGGCCGAGGAACTCACCTGCGACGTCCTCGTCATCGGCGGCGGCACCGCCGGCACCATGGCCGCCCTGACCGCCGCCGAGCACGGCGCGAACGTCATCCTGCTGGAGAAGGCCCACGTCCGGCACTCCGGCGCCCTCGCCATGGGCATGGACGGCGTCAACAACGCGGTCATCCCCGGCCGCGCCGAGCCCGACGACTACGTCGCCGAGATCACCCGGGCCAACGACGGCATCGTCGACCAGTCCACCGTCCGCCAGACCGCCACCCGCGGCTTCGGCATGGTGCAGCGCCTCGAGTCGTACGGCGTGAAGTTCGAGAAGGACGAGCACGGCGACTACGCGGTCCGTCAGGTCCACCGCTCCGGCTCCTATGTGCTGCCGATGCCGGAGGGCAAGGACGTCAAGAAGGTCCTGTACCGGCAGCTGCGGCGGCGCGAGATGCGGGAGCGGATCCGCATCGAGAACCGGGTGATGCCGGTCCGGGTGCTCACCGCCGAAGGGCAGGCAGTGGGGGCGGTCGGCCTCAACACCCGTACGGGCGCCTTCGTGACGGTCCGCGCGGGTGCGGTCATCCTGGCGACCGGTGCCTGCGGCCGCCTCGGCCTGCCCGCCTCCGGCTACCTGTACGGCACGTACGAGAACCCGACCAACGCGGGCGACGGTTACGCCATGGCCTACCACGCGGGCGCCGAACTCACCGGCATCGAGTGCTTCCAGATCAATCCGCTGATCAAGGACTACAACGGCCCCGCCTGCGCCTACGTCGCCAATCCCTTCGGCGGCTACCAGGTCAACCGGCACGGCGAGCGCTTCGTCGACTCCGACTACTGGTCCGGCCAGATGATGGCCGAGTTCGCGGCGGAGGTCGCCTCCGACCGGGGGCCGGTGTACCTGAAGCTGAGCCACCTCCCCGAGGAGTCGATCTCCTCCCTGGAGTCGATCCTGCACTCCACGGAGCGGCCCACCCGGGGGACGTTCCACGAGGGCCGCGGTCATGACTACCGCACCCATGACATCGAGATGCACATCTCCGAGATCGGCCTGTGCGGCGGCCACTCGGCCTCCGGCGTACGGGTCGACGACCACGCCCGTACGACCGTCCCCCGCCTCTACGCCGCCGGCGACCTGGCCTGCGTCCCGCACAACTACATGATCGGCGCGTTCGTCTTCGGCGACCTCGCGGGCGCGGACGCGTCCCAGTACACCCCGTACGAAGGGGAGTTGCCGCTCGACCAGCTCCGCGAGGCGCACGAACTGATCTACCGCCCGCTGCACAACCCCGACGGCCCGCCGCAGCCCCAGGTCGAGTACAAGCTCCGCCGCTTCGTGAACGACTACGTGGCCCCGCCGAAGTCGGGCGCGCGACTGTCGCTCGCCCTGGAGGCCTTCGAGCGCATGCACACCGACATCGCAGCGATGGGTGCGCAGACCCCGCACGAGCTGATGCGCTGCGCCGAGGTCTCCTTCATCCGTGACTGCGCGGAGATGGCCGCGCGCGCGTCCCTGGCCCGCACGGAGTCCCGCTGGGGTCTCTACCACGACCGTCTCGACCATCCTCATCGCGACGACGCCTCCTGGTTCCACCACCTCGATCTGCACAAGTCCCCCTCCGGAGCGATGGAGTTCACGGCTCGTCCCGTGGCTCCCTATCTGGTCCCGATCGACGAGTTCACGCCGGTCGGCGGTCCCTCCCGGCACATCGGCGAGGTGCACGCGGAGGATGTGGCGACGGCAGGCTCCCGGGACCTGGCCCCGGTCGCGACCGGACTTCCCGACGCCGGGGCGGACGGCACCGGACCGGCCGGACCCGAGCCGCTCGGTGACCCCGGCCCTTCGGCGGCCTCGGCCGAGCAGGTCTCCGGCCGGATCCTCGAACTCGTCGCCCTCGCCGAGGAGGAGCCCGAACTCGACGCCCTGCGGCCCTACTTGACCGACCCGGCGGCAGCGGTGCGCCGTGAGGCCGTCGCCGTCCTCACCGAGACGGTGCCGCCGGGAACGGGCCCCGCTCTCGCTGACGCGCTCCGCGACTCCGCCCCCGAGGTCCGGGCCGCCGCGGCCGCTTCCCTGCGGGAACTGGTCGAGACGCTCGTCCCGGAGCCCACCCTGCGCGACGGCCTCGCCGCCGCCCTCGCCGAGTCCGATCCGGTCGTCCGTGCCGCTGCCCTGGACGTCCTGCGTGCCCTGCGGCTCGGGGACGCCGCGCTGTTCGCCGGCTCCCTGACCGACTCGGACATCCCCGTCCGCATCGAGGCCGTCCGTGCCCTCGTCTCGGTGGACGCCGCCGCAGAGCTGGCCCGCGCGGCGGTCACCGATCCGTCCCGCGAGGTCCGGGTGACGATCGCCAAAGCGCTGGCGACGGTTTCGGCGGAACGCCCGCTCGATGTCGTCCTCGACGCGCTGGCCCGGCTCACCGAGGACCCCGACGCGCTGGTTCAGGGCGCCGCCTACGGAGCGCTGGGCACCACCGGCTGCCCCGCACCGCTCGCCACCCGTGCCGTGACCGCCCTGTCGGCCTCCGCGTGGCAGGTCCGCTCGGGCGCGGCGACGGCGCTGTCCGCCGCCGGCCCGGACGTGGCCGTCCCCGCCCTCGCCAAGGCTCTCGCCGACCCGAACGCCGACGTCCGCAAGGCGGCCGTCCTCGCGCTGACCCGGCACACCGGAACCGAGGACGCCCGCGCGGCCCTGGCCACGGCGACGACGGACTCGGACGCGGACGTCAGGGCGTACGCGACGAGGGGCCTGCAGTACCACTCGTAA